The nucleotide sequence CGCCGGACTGGCTGAGGACGACAAGCTGCTTGCCAGCGGCCCCTATGGTGACGGTGCCGGCGCTTTGCTGATCTTCAAGGCTGCGGAAGAAGCCGAACTCAATAACCTCCTCAAGCAGGATCCATTTGCCGAAGCCGGGGTTATCGCCGGTATCCGCACCACCGAATGGGCCCCCATCATCGGCGTCCTGGCAGCCCACGCTTCCTAGCCCCGGCGTCCTCCACCTCAACGATCACCCCAACCCAAGGAGTCCACGTGACCTCGGTCAGCCTGGGAATGCCAGCAGC is from Paenarthrobacter nicotinovorans and encodes:
- a CDS encoding YciI family protein; this translates as MTVFAVEYVYVADSDALRDEARPAHRAWLAGLAEDDKLLASGPYGDGAGALLIFKAAEEAELNNLLKQDPFAEAGVIAGIRTTEWAPIIGVLAAHAS